The Streptomyces sp. NBC_01298 genome contains the following window.
GGTCTGCTCCGCCCGGGGCAGCGGGCCGTGGTGAACGGCCGCGAGAGGTATGTCGCGCAGGCGCCGGCCGAGCAGCACGGCCTGCCTGCGGCCGCCTTCCGTCAGACCGCTCTCCTCCGAGGCCGCCTCGCCGTGCCGCACCAGGTAGAGGTAACGGGTAGCCGTACCGGTCATCACATGCTCCTCCGCACTCACTGACGATCTTGTGCATCCAGGGACGAGGCCGTCGAGGGCGGCGGTTCCCACCGGCCCGGGCGGTAACCGTTTAGCGGCTCGGCCCATCCGCTCGGTACGATTCAGACGCGCAGTGATCCGCTCGCGCACCCCCTGAGTCAGGAGCAGACCGGTGTCAGACGTCCGTGTGATCATCCAACGCGATTCCGAGCGGGACGAGCGCGTGGTGGCCACGGGCACTACGGCGGCTGAGCTCTTCGCCGGCGAGCGCACCATCGTCGCCGCGCGCATCGCGGGCGAGCTGAAGGACCTCGCGTACGAGGTGAAGGACGGCGAGACCGTCGAGCCCGTGGAGATCTCCTCTCCCGACGGCCTCGACATCCTGCGCCACTCCACCGCGCACGTCATGGCGCAGGCCGTGCAGGAGCTGTTCCCCGAGGCCAAGCTGGGCATCGGCCCGCCGGTCCGCGACGGCTTCTACTACGACTTCGACGTCGCGAAGCCCTTCACCCCCGATGACCTCAAGGCCATCGAGAAGAAGATGCAGGAGATCCAGAAGCGCGGCCAGCGCTTCGCCCGCCGCGTCGTCACCGACGAGGCGGCCCGCGAGGAGCTCGGACACGAGCCGTACAAGCTGGAGCTCATCGGCATCAAGGGTTCCGCTTCGACCGACGACGGCGCGAACGTCGAGGTGGGCGGCGGCGAGCTGACCATCTACGACAACTTCGACGCCAAGACCGGCGACCTGTGCTGGAAGGACCTCTGCCGCGGTCCCCACCTGCCGACCACCCGCAACATCCCGGCGTTCAAGCTGATGCGCAACGCCGCCGCCTACTGGCGCGGCAGCGAGAAGAACCCGATGCTCCAGCGCATCTACGGCACCGCGTGGCCGTCGAAGGAGGAGCTGAAGGCCCACCTCGACTTCCTCGTGGAGGCCGAGAAGCGCGACCACCGCAAGCTCGGCACCGAGCTCGACCTGTTCTCCGTACAGGACGAGATCGGCTCCGGCCTGGCCGTCTTCCACCCGCGCGGCGGTGTCATCCGCCGCACCATGGAGGACTACTCGCGCAAGCGGCACGAGGAAGAGGGCTACGAGTTCGTCTACACCCCGCACGCCACCAAGGGCACCCTCTTCGAGAAGAGCGGCCACCTGGACTGGTACGCGGAGGGCATGTACCCCCCCATGCAGCTCGACGGTGGTACGGACTACTACCTCAAGCCCATGAACTGCCCGATGCACAACCTGATCTTCGACGCGCGCGGCCGCTCCTACCGTGAACTGCCGCTGCGCCTCTTCGAGTTCGGCACCGTGTACCGGTACGAGAAGTCCGGTGTCGTGCACGGCCTGACCCGCTCGCGCGGTTTCACCCAGGACGACGCGCACATCTACTGCACCAAGGAGCAGATGGCGGAGGAGCTCGACCGCACGCTGACCTTCGTGCTGAACCTGCTCCGCGACTACGGTCTGACCGACTTCTACCTGGAGCTCTCCACCAAGGACCCGGAGAAGTTCGTCGGCTCGGACGAGATCTGGGAGGAGGCCACCGCCACCCTCCAGCAGGTCGCCGAGAAGCAGGGCCTGCCCCTGGTCCCGGACCCGGGCGGCGCCGCGTTCTACGGCCCGAAGATCTCCGTGCAGTGCCGTGACGCCATCGGCCGCACCTGGCAGATGTCGACCGTGCAGCTCGACTTCAACCTGCCGGAGCGCTTCAACCTGGAGTACACCGGCCCCGACGGCACCAAGCAGCGGCCGGTCATGATCCACCGTGCGCTGTTCGGTTCCATCGAGCGGTTCTTCGCCGTGCTGCTGGAGCACTACGCGGGCGTCATGCCGCCGTGGCTCGCCCCCGTCCAGGCGGTCGGCATCCCGATCGGCGACTCGCACATCGAGTACCTGCAGGAGTTCGCCGCCGAGGCGAAGAAGAAGGGCCTGCGCGTCGAGGTGGACGCCTCCTCCGACCGGATGCAGAAGAAGATCCGCAACCAGCAGAAGCTGAAGGTCCCCTTCATGATCATCGTCGGTGACGAGGACATGGCCGCGGGCACCGTCTCCTTCCGCTACCGCGACGGTTCGCAGGAGAACGGCGTCCCGCGCGACCAGGCGCTGGCGAAGCTCGTGGACGTCGTGGAGCGCCGCGTCCAGGTGTGACGGATGTGGCTGCCGTGACGGCTGAGTGATGGCTGCGTGATGGCCCGGAGCCCCCGGGGACCTCAGGTCCCCGGGGGCTCCGCCTCGTCCTGGCGGCGGAACACCTGGAGCATCCAGGAGGAGAAGGAGCCCGTCACCGCGCCCAGCAGCGCCAGGCCGCCCGCCATCAGGAACGCCGCGATGATCCGGCCCACCGGGGTGACCGGGGCCATGTCCCCGTAGCCCACCGTGGTCAGCGTCTCGCACACCCACCACACCGCGTCCCCGAAGGTGTGGATCGTGCCGTTCGGGGCCCGGCGCTCGAAGTGGTAGACCCCGAGCGCGCCGGCGAACCCCATCAGCCCGGCCGACAGGCCGGCGTACGACATCACCCGCGCGTACAGCCCCTGGCGCGGGCGCTTCTGCCGGGCCTGGATCGCGTTGTGGACCTTGACCATGCGCAGCGGCCGCAGCAGCGGCAGCAGCACGATCAGGGTGTCCAGCCAGTGCACGCGGACGAAGCGCAGCGGCCGCATGCCGCTCAGGTGCAGCCGGACCAGGTAGTCCACGATGAAGCAGACCCAGGTCAGTGCGACCACGACGAGGCTGATGTCCCGCCACAGGGGGTGGGCCCGGTAGGCCAGCACGGAGATCGCGTAGGAGCCCAGGAAGATCAGGGAGGCGTAGAACAGCGGCAGCTCGGTCCGGCGTTCCCAGGCCTGGTCACCGGACTCGGGTGCATGGTTCATGGGCCCAGCATCGCTTCCCGCACACCGGTGTTCGCCCCGGCGACACGCCGCTCGGGGCCAAGGTCATATGCTGCATCCCATGACGATTGAGCCGGAGCAGCAGATCGGTGTGGGCACGCAGGACGCGTTCCAGCGTCTGTGGACGCCCCACCGGATGGCCTACATCCAGGGGGAGAACAAGCCGACCGGGCCGGAGGCCGGGGACGGCTGTCCCTTCTGCGGGATTCCGGAGATGTCCGACCAGGACGGGCTG
Protein-coding sequences here:
- a CDS encoding potassium channel family protein, with the protein product MNHAPESGDQAWERRTELPLFYASLIFLGSYAISVLAYRAHPLWRDISLVVVALTWVCFIVDYLVRLHLSGMRPLRFVRVHWLDTLIVLLPLLRPLRMVKVHNAIQARQKRPRQGLYARVMSYAGLSAGLMGFAGALGVYHFERRAPNGTIHTFGDAVWWVCETLTTVGYGDMAPVTPVGRIIAAFLMAGGLALLGAVTGSFSSWMLQVFRRQDEAEPPGT
- the thrS gene encoding threonine--tRNA ligase, translated to MSDVRVIIQRDSERDERVVATGTTAAELFAGERTIVAARIAGELKDLAYEVKDGETVEPVEISSPDGLDILRHSTAHVMAQAVQELFPEAKLGIGPPVRDGFYYDFDVAKPFTPDDLKAIEKKMQEIQKRGQRFARRVVTDEAAREELGHEPYKLELIGIKGSASTDDGANVEVGGGELTIYDNFDAKTGDLCWKDLCRGPHLPTTRNIPAFKLMRNAAAYWRGSEKNPMLQRIYGTAWPSKEELKAHLDFLVEAEKRDHRKLGTELDLFSVQDEIGSGLAVFHPRGGVIRRTMEDYSRKRHEEEGYEFVYTPHATKGTLFEKSGHLDWYAEGMYPPMQLDGGTDYYLKPMNCPMHNLIFDARGRSYRELPLRLFEFGTVYRYEKSGVVHGLTRSRGFTQDDAHIYCTKEQMAEELDRTLTFVLNLLRDYGLTDFYLELSTKDPEKFVGSDEIWEEATATLQQVAEKQGLPLVPDPGGAAFYGPKISVQCRDAIGRTWQMSTVQLDFNLPERFNLEYTGPDGTKQRPVMIHRALFGSIERFFAVLLEHYAGVMPPWLAPVQAVGIPIGDSHIEYLQEFAAEAKKKGLRVEVDASSDRMQKKIRNQQKLKVPFMIIVGDEDMAAGTVSFRYRDGSQENGVPRDQALAKLVDVVERRVQV